A segment of the Mangifera indica cultivar Alphonso unplaced genomic scaffold, CATAS_Mindica_2.1 Un_0165, whole genome shotgun sequence genome:
ATAAAATAAAAGAGTGTCGTGGAATGTGGCCCGAAAACCAAAGTAAATGATGGGTAGAATTAACATCTCGACGAGGCCGTATGAAGTCCCAAGCAGAATCAATAGAAAACCTGCCAGATGGGTGACCTCTCCAGACAACATGGTCAGAAAACGGAATGCGTGGGAAGAAACGGATAGAATCCCAAACCTGCTGCAGCTCTGAACAACTATAAGGAAATGCCCACAAGCCATCACGAATGATATCAGAAACCTTAGCATCCCAAGTAAGACCTGTGGCTGACAAGACTCGAAAAGAGAAAAGATCACATAACCGGCCTTGTGGCAGCCAATAATCAAGCCAGAGGGAAGTGTCCCGACCATTACCAATGCAGCTAACAAAGAGACCCCTACACCAATCTCTACTCATAAGAATCTTCCTCCAAGCCCAAGAAACCCCTGAAGGAACTCTGATATGCCAAAATGAGCGACCTCTGAGAAGGATCTGGCGTACCCAAGAAGACCAAATAGAAGAATGATCAGTTAGTAACCTCCAGACGTGCTTCAACATTGCCGCCTTATTCCAGTCCCTACACCTCTTAATCCCCAAACCCCCCTCTCTCAACGGGTAACAAACAGATGCCCAAGCCACTTTTGCCCCTAAGTGCGAAAGTGAGGTGCCCCTCCACAAAAACCCTCGCAAAATACCCTCAATCTTCCTCATAGTAGCTGAAGGAAGGATGAACATGGAAGACCAATAAACCTGTATTGAAAACAAGACTGATTTGATCAACTGCAAGCGCCCAGCATATGTAAGAGAGGCAGAAGTCCAAAGTCTAATCCTAGCAAGAATCCGCTCAATCAAAGGCTGACAGTCAGAATGCCGAAGACGAGTAGTAACCAACGGTACCCCTAAGTAACGAATGGGAAGTGCGCCCAACTGAAACCCCAAAATAGCCTGAATCTGTATACGTGCATCCTCGGTAACTCCCGACAAAAATAGATAACTCTTCTCTGAATTAGTGACTAGACCAGACACCCTAGCAAACTCATCCAGAGAAGACTTGATAACCCCTACTGAGAAGGCATCTGCATGACAAAATACCATAAGATCATCAGCAAAACTAAGGTGGGTGATACCTGTCTGATGGCATCTCCAATGGTACTGAAAACCAGGAACTCTGGAGGCCGTCTGTAAAATACCACTCAGCCCCTCCATAGCAAGCACAAAGAGGTATGGTGATAAAGGATCCCCCTGTCTCACTCCcctggaagaagaaaagaagccATGTAGATCTCCATTCAAAGCTACCGAGAAATGAGGCGTAGTCATGCATGTCTCTATCCACTGAACCATCCTATCAGGGATGCCAACTGCTCGTAATGCTGAGAGGATGAAGTCCCAACTAACAGTGTCAAATGCCTTACGGATGTCTACCTTAAGTGCACATCGGGCTGGGGAATCCCtaatatgataattatgcaTCAGCTCCTGAGTCAGAAGAATATTATCTGTAATTTGTCTCCCTGGAACAAAGGCTGACTGTGAACTCCCAATAATATCAGGCAAAACACTCTTAAACCGATTTGCTATCACCTTAGAAATACACTTGTACAGCACATTACAACAAGATATCGGTCTGAAATCACCCATGTGTCTAGGACTCTCTACCTTAGGTACCAAAGCAATCCGTGTGGCATTAACACATCTAGGCAACCT
Coding sequences within it:
- the LOC123208227 gene encoding uncharacterized protein LOC123208227 — protein: MLKHVWRLLTDHSSIWSSWVRQILLRGRSFWHIRVPSGVSWAWRKILMSRDWCRGLFVSCIGNGRDTSLWLDYWLPQGRLCDLFSFRVLSATGLTWDAKVSDIIRDGLWAFPYSCSELQQVWDSIRFFPRIPFSDHVVWRGHPSGRFSIDSAWDFIRPRRDVNSTHHLLWFSGHIPRHSFILWLATLGRLRTMDRLQHFGIVHSTACVLCGSAIETHDHLFFSCHFSTYVWREIKARTLQTWPSFSWASLVHWASLHLRQRKHFGHLISRLSLSATVYFLWYERNNRVFHQASRHRREVVRDICDVVRARIIPMGDSYDISPQLRAIWHLPS